Within the Miscanthus floridulus cultivar M001 chromosome 2, ASM1932011v1, whole genome shotgun sequence genome, the region ACAAAGGACGTATAACGAACAGGAGAAAACAATTACTAGCCTAAGAAAAGGATTTGGTGCTGAAACAGAAATGAGAGCTACTGGAAATAGTGACATAATAAACAGGATGCAGATGGAACTTCTCAGACTTACCAGAGCTGAGCAAAATCTGAGAGGAGAAATTCAATCCTGTACCCTTGAGATGGAGTCTCTTAGGCAAGAGAATGTAGCGATTTTCAATCGTCTACAAAGGAGTGAGGATGGAGCGAATTTTTCCAGAGTTCGTCTTGGCCAGGAGCTTCAGGCTAGAGTGGAGAGTTTGCAGACACAATGTTTATCATTACTTGACGATTCTAGCCAACTTTGTGCCATGTTGTTGGAATTGATCAAATCAAAGAAGAGTGAGAACAGCAGTGATGTTGGTGCATTAGTAGCCATCGAGTACACTCTGAAGTACCAAAGCATGATAGGAGGAATTGAGAATGTAAAACAGAGTCTGCGTATGATCAAGTCTCTGTTGACTGAGAAGCAAAACGAAGAAGAGATTGAACAGAGAGCTGAAGGTTATCTTTCAGGACAAGAGAAGTTATTCAGGGTATGACCTATCTTTTGGTTTCTTATGTTTAGGAATAACTTAAATCTTTAAATGTTGTTAGTAGTATTATGAGTTCCATTTAGATAACATGAcatttttcgagaaaaaaaaaattagataACATGACAGACATTTTCTTGTAACTCATTGTGAAATAATTCTAGTGTAGTACTATCTGTTTTGTAGAATATGAAAATACATTTTCTTAGCATAGAAGTTGCTGGAATAATATAGTAGCTTGGGTAATTCAAGCCAAAAGCCAGCATCAGAAGCTAAATCAATCCACattttttgtatttttcttttGTGCAGGATGACATTGAAATTAAGCTGAGAGAAGAAGCTATGATCAGCAGGGTTCTAAAGGAGAAACTTCTGTCCAAGGAATTAGACATTGAACAATTGCAGTCAGATCTAGCAGCTTCAGTCAGGGTCCAAGAGGTTCTGCAAAATGAGATCCAGAGAGTTCAAGATGAACTGTGTTGCCTCACACACAAGTACAAGCGTTTGGAAGTTCAGGTGACCCGAAAACCCTGATTCCTGAAAAGCTATTTTTCATATTTTCCCTTGTCAAATCGATTTTAGTTTCTTACTTCCTAAAATCTGTTGTTTCTGTCTTGATGCATTATCCTTCTAAAGGTGAACCATTAGATGTTGCCACCTATATTTTTCTACTTGTTTCTGATGATATTACACCTGCACATGACTCCATTGTCATATTTGGTTTCAATTTCGTACATTGCAGGGTTTGAAGAAAGACGAGATAATTAACCAGGTTGAGCAGGATTACCAAGAATCTGCAAAGGAACTGACTGCTCTTCGCTGCATGCTAAAAACAGTAAGCGATGAAAGGGATGTCTCGTGGCAGGAATCTAAGCAGATGAGAAGAACTGCCAGTGGCTTGCAAAATGAAGTTGCTTCGTTAAAGCAGAAGATTAGAGCACTTGATGAAGATTCACAGCTTAAGGAGAGTGAGATACTGCTTCGAGAGGGTGAGATTTCAATATTGCTTGACGGTAGCGACGAGCCATTTAACATCATCAGCAGCCCTCGATCGATGAGGCAGTTCGGCATGGAGTAAATAAATCTGCATAGAACAAATAGCAGAACTCGATTCTGAAGTAGACGATGTTTTTGCCTTTGTGAACAACAATAGTAGCTTGCATGGCTCTTTaaagcaactccaagagactttATATCCTTCCTAATTTCTATGAAtcaagattttggtgaaaaatacACATCCTATTCAATTTTGGTGAAAAATAAACTCCAACACTCcgccacgacgagggtggtagccacggcgGGTATGCCTGCTGGCGTCGAGGGTGTAGCGCGCGTCACGATGAAGACCGAGATGTTCATGCACCAGGACCGCGGCGTGCGGCCAGCCGCCTTGctgcgcctggtggactgatacGTCCCTGTTGGGTGCtctgagggcgcgcgctggctggcgtcgagctcgcgtcgtCGGGACAGTGAGCTCTTGGCCTGTTGTGCCGCCACAAGCTCGAGTAGTGTGCGAATCTCGCAATgagcccgacgatcctcgggtgtcgcGGGCCCCGGAAGTCCCCGGAGCAAGGCCGCCGCAAcaacgatgttctggcttgccctggtgaagtgtgggagggcttcgtcgtcctcgatgatcctccggttcacgtcgcgggccacgacgcacgcacgcccaccgtctccgtggcgtTCGATCTCTCGTTCGAGCTCcgcgcgttcctgctcgagctggagtcgtgcttcttcgagctcttagtgccgggccttcagctgctctacctgcaggagaggtggggcccctgcatccccctcgacctcatcgtcgaAGACGTTCGTTGGGATAGCCtttccctcgtggatgctttcaacgtacccctcgggggtacctgccataaacATTCACGAGATGGGTGATGGcccccctgctggagttagagttGGAGGATGACTCCTATTCTCctgcgaggaggtcatggaaagattccacgacatagtcgatcatccccacgaactcgtcgttcGTGGGGAATGGAGGCGtgtgttgcgccacaaggtggctaacggtctcgGCGGCATTGCGTAGACCGAATGGGAGCGCTGTCGAGgcactccggatgaggtattccggggaAAGCGGCTCTCCTCCGATAAGCAGCGTCATGACAttagcgaacgagaaggtgaggcagccTAAGTCCTCCCGGGAcggtcagggtcctaggaaggaACCGAGTTGGCgttctagcctcccgtaatcgaagccgaggatcTGGTCGCTCCCGGGGGCGCGGGCCTCTGGTGCATGCAGccgcagctcctcaagcgcctcggcgatcgcgTCAAGGCcgacggagtggagaggttggacagtgacgggagcctgcaccaactctcccctcgtcgtgacgatgaagtccaggttcccgaaGCGCACATGTGCGgccgggacccagctgataccgtgactagccattcgaggcctgatgtggacgtcgagacgcgcaaaaagcccctacctaacgcgtcaactgtcggtgtttcgagttaccaactagtaaatttctagtattacgcgtctagcttggatggtgcgcttagaggacacgaggtttatactggttcgggcagaaagcccctacgtctagttcgtcgctgctgctcgtgttactagcactgaaagtttgtagcaggggttacaaacgagcgagagagggacatgtcctaagtctctTATGTGCGTGTGCTCCTAAGGCGTGTTAGGACGTGTGTTTTGATATCTACAGCCGTGTAGAGTGGTGAACCGCCATCCTCTCTCCTAGGGCGTCCTGCTTCCcattttatagacgaaggggaagagcaggttacacagagagaaagagggagaagagccaaggagaggaaggcttccaggaccgccgggcctttcttctcctttatgcgggtcccaccgacacTGCAGATGGTGACAGGGACGGCTTCACGCCGGGCGCCTGTTCGCCGCTGATGCCACGCCCCGGCGTTGTCAGTGGGTCATGACGTCCCATTCCGTCCCGGCGGGCGACGCGACGAACCAGCATGCTGGTCagcggccgtacagggagtaggcggcatagtgaccacgcatccgtcactattggtgatgtgagttccctggagtAACATGTTACGGGCATGGGTCATAttgagatgtgcccgctccctgcacaatgccagaagtttgaccttgggttgtactttttggcccgtagtggttggcggcggtacgggcttccgtcaggagcctgcgcacctgggggtcgggcgaggcggagcctgcgcacctgggggtcgtttggagctgtagtcgcgctcttgactgctcggatgaatcaatgttgatgaccattagcttatCCTCTTCAGGTACCTAGTATTAGCAGTGTTCGCCTAtacggccgtgtagaccgattactcggcgtgtaatcgctactcggtagccgAACGTGCAGTTTAGGCCATAAACGGTAGGTTACATGGAATCACCGTGTAAACGGTAAAAAACGGTcgtgtaatcggtctacacggccgtgtagacaaacactgggtaatattttgaaaataatttatctatattattttcaaaatattacaaatgtttatgatgtgtaataagtaccattagattagttgtggaatatactttcataataaaattatttgaatatacaaatattatctatgttataggaatatatacacaggttattatagttatttttacgaataaagtaaaaacgagtaatccgtgtaaaaccgtgtacacgccgtatacacggtctaaacgctacacgagacctcgccgactgtctaccgtttaccgtttaggaaaacattgagtATTAGTCCCCGACACACCTAAAAAGAGCTACCGCTTCTTCAGCCATGATCCCTCAGGTGCATTTGAAACCTTTTGGTTTAGGGGCTTGGCTCCTAACAAACAAACATACTAAGGTAATGTTTGTAGGTACAATTTGTTAGCGCCTAAAACTATGTATCACAAGCATGAAAACAGAAACACCAAGCAGGTCCAACTTTGCAGAAATCATGACAGCGCATGCAAcatactaaggccttgtttagttctcaaaaatttttgcgcagcactcgtcacatcgaatcttgcggcacatgtatgaagtactaaatatagacgaaaaaaaaaactaattgcacagttgggtaagAAATCgcaagacgaaactttcgaacctaattagtctataattagacactaattgccaaatacaaacaaacgCGCTACGGTACCCAAAACCAAAATTTTTTGgcttctaaacggggcctaagtgcCAGCACGAATAAGCAATCATTTTGACAAGATGTTTCGTATTGCATTCCACTTACCCTGATAAATCATCTGACAAAGAAGTAGCACCCTTATGCAATGACATGATTGATCCACATCCTCCAAATTTGTCATTGGGACAACCAAAGTATCAGCCTGTTCGTTCCggcttattcgctcgtatctggcttataattcACGACTTAAACAGTATTTTTTCtaacaccaaaccagtcagcagtactttcagccatggcttataagcccatTCAACCGAAACGAACATGTTGTATACTTCTCTTATTCCTAGCCAAGCACAACATGTGAAAATCAGAAATTCCTATAAAAATAAACAGTTTAACAGGAGAGCATAGACAATAAAAAATTCAGACCAATTATCGATAATGCTGTTGCACACATTATACAGGGCTCACACGTGAGATAAAGGTCGCATCCTGCAAATTTCTCCGCGACCTGTGGCTGATCAAGACCCATGCTTTGCCACTGCCGAAGCAGGATATCAATAGCTTCCATCTCAGCATGTCTTGCAGCCTTGCAACATGGAAAGTCACAACATAACGACATGAATTGGCCAAACGAACACACGAAAGAAACATCTTAAAGCCGACATCTACAGGCTCtagtaaaaaaagaaaagaaaacatagCCCACATCTCGGGTTTCCCGTCCTCCACAATCACACACCTAACATGAGCGAGGGCCTCGAGGTTATCTAGCGCAAACTTTGCCTACACAAAACAATCAGCCGAAGGTAAAATCATACACGCTCCAGTTGCAAAGCGAGCAGGATTAGCAGCCGTACCTGCTCGAGTGCTAGCTCCATAAAAGCCGCCGCCATCCTCCGGACCAGGGAGCGAGGAACCGAATTTCTACGCCAAGCAAGCACAAGGAAGTGACCGCACGGGTCGGCTGGCGTCAGGGCGCAGCCGCGCAGGGTGCTGGAGCAGACGAGCTGGACGGCGCGCGGCAATTCGGGGGCACGCATGGCCGCGGCGCGTCGAGTTAGGGGCGTCTCCGCGGCGGCGGCCGTCGCTCGGGCGTTGCTGGAGAGCGTCTCCGCGGCGGCGCTGGACTATACCCTCTGGGCCCTTTTCTAGCTTGGGTGGGTTGGGTCACTTTTCGGCGTCTCATAAGCCCGTGGGCCGTGCCCATCCCCTTCGCCTCCCTCCTCTCTGTCTCTGCTCATCCCAGACCGTCTCTCTTCCCCTACCGGCCGCGAGGGAGATGAGCGGTGGCGCGCGGAGGGTCCTGGAGGCGTGGAGGCTCGGCGTGGTGAAGTACGGCGAAGCGATCCAGCTCCAGGAGCGTCTCGTCGCGGACCGCAAGGCCGGCcgcgtcggcgacctcgttctgtCGCTGCAGCACCCGCCGACCTACACCCTGGGCAAGCGGCGCGAGAAGGCGGAGCGGAACCTGCTCGCGCCGGAGGCCGAGCTGCGCGCGCTGGGCGCCGAGCTCCACCGCACGGAGCGGGGCGGCGACGTCACGTTCCACGGGCCGCGGCAGGCCGTGCTGTACCCTGTCCTCTCGCTCCGCGCCCTGGGGCTCGGCGCGCGGAGGTACGTCGAGGGGCTCGAGTCCGCGATGATCCAGGTGGCGGCGCTCCACGGCGTCTCCGCGAGGCCCGGGGACCCCGGCGAGACCGGGGTGTGGGTTGGGGACCGCAAGATCGGCGCCATCGGGGTCAGGATCTCATCCGGGTTCACGTGGCACGGCCTGGCATTCAACATCGACCCCGACCTGGGGTACTTCGAGCACATCGTGCCATGCGGCATCGCCGGCAAGGGGGTGACGTCGCTGCGGCGGGAGGTGGGGGACGGAGTGGAGCTCCCGGCCGACGGGGTCATCCACGACCAGCTCGTGCGGTGCTTGGCGACAATTTTGGGTTTTACCGATGTGGAATTCAAGGATGATTGTGAGCGTGGAGACCTTATTGGAGCTGCAGTTACGCAATCCTGACGCGTGGTTCAGTTTGCGTTCTTTAGAACGTCCTGGGATCAAAATTTGGAATGTCTTTTTTCAATCTGATACATCCTGTGATCAAATTTTGGAGCACAGCTTGACAGGGCACAATTCTGTCTGTACTTGCCTACTTATGGCTCGTTTAGTTTCTTCGtctaaagtttactccctatctTATTAAATGTTTGAACACAtttatagagtattaaatatagactaaaaaataactaattacatagtttataaCTAagttgcgagacgaatcttttaagtctaattagtctctgatttgacaatgtggtgctacagtaacacatgctaatgatgggttaattatgcttaataaattcgtcttgtggattactgatggattctgtaatttattttttttattagtatccaaacaccctatACAATATCTCCATATGACACTCGACGTGACATCTCAAACTTTATCCCTGAATTTAAACCAGGCCTCAGTGTAAGGACAACAGTAACACTTGCGTTGGTACATTGTTTTTCGAATTTGATTGGTTGCAAAAGCGCTGAATCGTCAGTGGATGCTGTTGATGCTGTGATTCTCTTCAGTTCTCTGTTTTTTCCCTTGAAGTAGTAAACATTTAAAGGTGGCGGCAACGAAGCCCTTGCAAAAAATTAGCTCACGACGATGATCTACGATTTGCTGCTCAGGGTTATTTGGAATGTCGGAATTTTTTTCTATTTATGTGTTTTTTCTGTGAATTTAGAGTGTGAGTTTTCAAAATGAAAAATTACTGGAGAAGTTACGATGGGCGGTAATAATTCATTCATCTTTCATTAAGATCATAATTTCCACTCAATTCTTACCCCTCCTCATGAAAGTGATTACTGAGAGTTGGCTCTCTAGACTTCCATTTCTCTTCCCACCAAAACTCACTCCCACGAAaaatacaaaagatttatatactTCTATCTCGAAACTCCCATTTCCCCTTTGAATTACCCCAACCAAACATGTTGGAGTGGTTTTAGAATGCCTTGAAAAATGAACCCGAGTTCAACTCATATGTATCTTTGCTATATTTTCCTATCTAACTACTTCCTCCTATCACAAATAGAGGCCTATCAAGGGgctttttttttgaggaaatatCTAGGGGCTATTTGAACTCACGAATAGAAAAAAAAACGTAGAATAGAATGTGCACTACAAGATCGAACATTTGGATGGAGAGTACGAAAAAAATATAGGAATTCAATAAGAGAGGATAACACAAAAGAAACTTTCCATGAGGTTTAACATATTGGTAGGATTCCTCCAAAATCCTTATAAAACAAGGCATTCCATAAGAATTTCATAGAATTTTAGAACCCAATCTATTGTTGCATAGGGATTCTTAGAAAATTTTCCAATAATATTCGAATTGCCTAGAATTCCATCATTTTTCTTTTGT harbors:
- the LOC136540003 gene encoding octanoyltransferase LIP2, mitochondrial-like, which encodes MSGGARRVLEAWRLGVVKYGEAIQLQERLVADRKAGRVGDLVLSLQHPPTYTLGKRREKAERNLLAPEAELRALGAELHRTERGGDVTFHGPRQAVLYPVLSLRALGLGARRYVEGLESAMIQVAALHGVSARPGDPGETGVWVGDRKIGAIGVRISSGFTWHGLAFNIDPDLGYFEHIVPCGIAGKGVTSLRREVGDGVELPADGVIHDQLVRCLATILGFTDVEFKDDCERGDLIGAAVTQS